The nucleotide window TCTTCCCGTTCTGCGGATGGTGATCAACTCCGGGCGTCCAGTTCAGTGCGGCGGCGCGCTCGAGGAACTCGTCGCTGGCGATCTCCCCGTTGGCGAACCGGGTGGCCAGCAGCTTGCGCGCCTCGAACTCCGGACTCAACGGACCGATCCGGTTGCCGCCGGCAGCCCATGGCGGCGGACCGATCTTGCCCTTGCGGGCCAGGAAGAACAGCACGGCGCCGATCAGCAGCAGGGTGAGCAGAAACATGACAACTCCTAGAAATGGTGCGAAGAACGGCACACCGCCGCCCCAGGTGTGGAAACCGGGGCCCGGGCCGCCCCAACCGTGTGGATTCATGCGACCCACGATTCAACGCGTCAGCCTCCCCCGCATCGGCTGTCAGGCGACACCTTCACTACGTCAGCCGACGTAGCGCGGCTACGTCGGTGATGCGATGTCTCGGCGCTACCGGCCCAGTAGTGTCATGAACTGCTCACAGGGAGGGAGGTGGACGGTGGCCGATTCGAAGTCGCGGCTGCTGTTGCTGGACGTCCCGTTGGCGCTGGTGATCGGTTCCGGGTCGTTGGCGGTGGCCCGCATCTTTGCCGAACTCTCCCAGCAGCCCCTCGGTCGGAGTGGAGCCGAGTTTCCGATGGGGCCACCGTGGGCGCACCCGGGCCGCGGCCATGTTGAGACCTGGTCGCCGCCGTCGTTCCGCGCTGATCTTGGTGAGCCGTACACCTGGATCGCACTGATCTGGGTGTTGATCTTGATGCTGGGGATCGCGTTCCGGCGGGTTCGGCCTCGAACCGGGTACGCGATCACGGTCGTCGGCGCGACCGGCTATCTGGCTGCAGGGCTGCCGTTCGGGCCGGTGCTGGTGGCCCCGGCGCTCGGTCTGGTCACCATGGCGATGCGGTTGAGCGTGCGCCGATGGGCGCCCTGGACGGTGCTGCTGGCGCCGATGATCTGGGCCGGTTTCGTCTCCGAGGACTACTTCGGGCTGACCGATCCGACCTTCTACAGCACCTTGATCATGTTGTCCGCGGCGATGTTGATGCCGGCACTGTTCGCCACCCTGCGGCGCAACCGGCTCGATGCCGGCCGGCGGACCCGGCAGCTGGAGCTGCGGCGGGCAGCGTACCAGGAACGACTGCGGATCGCCCGGGACGTGCATGACCTGATCGGGCACAGCCTTTCGGTGATCAACATGCAGGCAGGTGTGGCCCTGTACGTGTTGGACAAGGAACGCGGCGCGGGTGCTGCCGACGGCGCGGCGGGTGACAGCACCAAGATCACCGAATCGCTGCAGGCCATCCGATCCACCAGCAAGAACGCGCTGGACGAGTTGCGGGCGACGCTGGGCGTCTTCCGCGGCGAGGCAACCGACACCGGTGAGCAACGGGCGCCGGTGGCGGGACTGCAACGGGTCCCCGAGTTGGTGGCGTCGTTTCGCCGGGCAGGCGGTGCGGTTGAGTTGATCATGGACGACACTGTGGACGACCTGCCCGGTCCGGTCGACTCGGCAGCGTACCGCATCGTCCAGGAGGGCTTGACCAACGTCGCCAAGCATGCCGGCCGAGCCACCGCTACGGTACGAATCCACCGCGAACCGGAGTCGCTGGTGATCGACATCAGCGATGACGGGCCGCCGGTCCGCAGCACTGCCGCCGCTCGCGACAGCGGCGGCAACGGCCTGATCGGGATGGCCGAACGGGCATCATCGGTCGGCGGTA belongs to Microlunatus elymi and includes:
- a CDS encoding SHOCT domain-containing protein, translating into MFLLTLLLIGAVLFFLARKGKIGPPPWAAGGNRIGPLSPEFEARKLLATRFANGEIASDEFLERAAALNWTPGVDHHPQNGKKSKS
- a CDS encoding sensor histidine kinase; protein product: MADSKSRLLLLDVPLALVIGSGSLAVARIFAELSQQPLGRSGAEFPMGPPWAHPGRGHVETWSPPSFRADLGEPYTWIALIWVLILMLGIAFRRVRPRTGYAITVVGATGYLAAGLPFGPVLVAPALGLVTMAMRLSVRRWAPWTVLLAPMIWAGFVSEDYFGLTDPTFYSTLIMLSAAMLMPALFATLRRNRLDAGRRTRQLELRRAAYQERLRIARDVHDLIGHSLSVINMQAGVALYVLDKERGAGAADGAAGDSTKITESLQAIRSTSKNALDELRATLGVFRGEATDTGEQRAPVAGLQRVPELVASFRRAGGAVELIMDDTVDDLPGPVDSAAYRIVQEGLTNVAKHAGRATATVRIHREPESLVIDISDDGPPVRSTAAARDSGGNGLIGMAERASSVGGTVWAGPLPDRGFGVHAEFPLLTNRSTT